In one window of Macaca thibetana thibetana isolate TM-01 chromosome 5, ASM2454274v1, whole genome shotgun sequence DNA:
- the PPARGC1A gene encoding peroxisome proliferator-activated receptor gamma coactivator 1-alpha isoform X2, protein MTHMLGLSSMDSVLKCAALVGEDQPLCPDLPELDLSELDVNDLDTDSFLGGLKWCSDQSEIISNQYNNEPSNIFEKIDEENEANLLAVLTETLDSLPVDEDGLPSFDALTDGDVTTDNEASPSSMPDGTPPPQEAEEPSLLKKLLLAPANTQLSYNECSGLSTQNHANHNHRIRTNPAIVKTENSWSNKAKSICQQQKPQRRPCSELLKYLTTNDDPPHTKPTENRNSSRDKCTSKKKSHTQSQSQHLQAKPTTLSLPLTPESPNDPKGSPFENKTIERTLSVELSGTAGLTPPTTPPHKANQDNPFRASPKPKSSCKTVVPPPSKKPRYSESSGTQGNNSTKKGPEQSELYAQLSKSTVLTGGHEERKTKRHSLRLFGDHDYCQSINSKTEILIHISQELQDSRQLENKDVSSDWQGQICSSTDSDQCYLRETSEASKQVSPCSTRKQLQDQEIRAELNKHFGHPSQAVFDDEADKTSELRDSDFSNEQFSKLPMFINSGLAMDGLFDDSEDESDKLSYPWDGTQSYSLFNVSPSCSSFNSPCRDSVSPPKSLFSQRPQRMRSRSRSFSRHRSCSRSPYSRSRSRSPGSRSSSRSCYYYESSHYRHRTHRNSPLYVRSRSRSPYSRRPRYDSYEEYQHERLKREEYRREYEKRESERAKQRERQRQKAIEERRVIYVGKIRPDTTRTELRDRFEVFGEIEECTVNLRDDGDSYGFITYRYTCDAFAALENGYTLRRSNETDFELYFCGRKQFFKSNYADLDSNSDDFDPASTKSKYDSLDFDSLLKEAQRSLRR, encoded by the exons aaGATAGATGAAGAGAATGAGGCAAACTTGCTAGCAGTCCTCACAGAGACACTGGACAGTCTCCCTGTGGATGAAGACGGATTGCCCTCATTTGATGCGCTGACAGATGGAGACGTGACCACTGACAATGAGGCTAGTCCTTCCTCCATGCCTGACGGCACCCCTccaccccaggaggcagaagagCCGTCTCTA CTTAAGAAGCTCTTACTGGCACCAGCCAACACTCAGCTAAGTTATAATGAATGCAGTGGTCTCAGTACCCAGAACCATGCAAATCACAATCACAGGATCAGAACAAACCCTGCAATTGTTAAG ACTGAGAATTCATGGAGCAATAAAGCGAAGAGTATTTGTCAACAGCAAAAGCCACAAAGACGTCCCTGCTCGGAGCTTCTCAAATATCTGACCACAAACGATGACCCTCCTCACACCAAACCCACAGAGAACAGAAACAGCAGCAGAGACAAATGCACCTCCAAAAAGAAGTCCCACACACAATCGCAGTCTCAACATTTACAAG ccaaACCAACAACTTTATCTCTTCCTCTGACCCCAGAGTCACCAAA TGACCCCAAGGGTTCCCCATTTGAGAACAAGACTATTGAACGCACCTTAAGTGTGGAACTCTCTGGAACTGCAG GCCTAACTCCACCCACCACTCCTCCTCATAAAGCCAACCAAGATAACCCTTTTAGGGCTTCTCCGAAGCCGAAGTCCTCTTGCAAGACTGTGGTGCCACCACCATCAAAGAAGCCCCGGTACAGCGAGTCTTCTGGTACACAAGGCAATAACTCCACCAAGAAAGGGCCGGAGCAATCCGAGTTGTATGCACAACTCAGCAAGTCCACAGTGCTCACTGGTGGACACGAGGAAAGGAAGACCAAGCGGCACAGTCTACGGCTGTTTGGTGACCATGACTATTGCCAGTCAATTAATTCCAAAACGGAAATACTCATTCATATATCACAGGAGCTCCAAGACTCTAGACAACTAGAAAATAAAGATGTCTCCTCTGATTGGCAGGGGCAGATTTGTTCTTCCACAGATTCAGACCAGTGCTACCTGAGAGAGACTTCGGAGGCAAGCAAGCAGGTCTCTCCTTGCAGCACAAGAAAACAGCTCCAAGACCAGGAAATCCGAGCCGAGCTGAACAAGCACTTCGGTCATCCCAGTCAAGCTGTTTTTGACGATGAAGCAGACAAGACCAGTGAACTGAGGGACAGTGATTTCAGTAATGAACAATTCTCCAAACTACCTATGTTTATAAATTCAGGACTAGCCATGGATGGCCTGTTTGATGACAGCGAAGATGAAAGTGATAAACTGAGCTACCCTTGGGATGGCACGCAATCCTATTCATTGTTCAATGTGTCTCCTTCTTGCTCTTCTTTTAACTCTCCATGTAGAGATTccgtgtcaccacccaaatcctTATTTTCTCAAAGACCCCAAAGGATGCGCTCTCGTTCAAGGTCCTTTTCTCGACACAGGTCGTGTTCCCGATCACCATATTCCAGGTCAAGATCAAGGTCCCCAGGCAGTAGATCCTCTTCAAG ATCCTGCTATTACTATGAGTCAAGCCACTACAGACACCGCACGCACCGAAATTCTCCCTTGTATGTGAGATCACGTTCAAGATCGCCCTACAGCCGTCGGCCCAG GTATGACAGCTACGAGGAGTATCAGCACGAGAGGCTGAAGAGGGAAGAATATCGCAGAGAGTATGAGAAGCGAGAGTCTGAGAGGGCCAAACAaagggagaggcagaggcagaaggcaaTT GAAGAGCGCCGTGTGATTTATGTTGGTAAAATCAGACCTGACACAACACGGACAGAACTGAGGGACCGTTTTGAAGTTTTTGGTGAAATTGAGGAGTGCACAGTAAATCTGCGGGATGATGG AGACAGCTATGGTTTCATTACCTACCGTTATACCTGTGATGCTTTTGCTGCTCTTGAAAATGGATACACTTTGCGCAGGTCGAACGAAACTGACTTCGAGCTGTACTTTTGTGGACGCAAGCAATTTTTCAAGTCTAACTATGCAGACCTAG ATTCAAACTCAGATGACTTTGACCCTGCTTCCACCAAGAGCAAGTATGACTCTCTGGATTTTGATAGTTTACTGAAAGAAGCTCAGAGAAGCTTGCGCAGGTAA
- the PPARGC1A gene encoding peroxisome proliferator-activated receptor gamma coactivator 1-alpha isoform X1, with amino-acid sequence MAWDMCNQDSESVWSDIECAALVGEDQPLCPDLPELDLSELDVNDLDTDSFLGGLKWCSDQSEIISNQYNNEPSNIFEKIDEENEANLLAVLTETLDSLPVDEDGLPSFDALTDGDVTTDNEASPSSMPDGTPPPQEAEEPSLLKKLLLAPANTQLSYNECSGLSTQNHANHNHRIRTNPAIVKTENSWSNKAKSICQQQKPQRRPCSELLKYLTTNDDPPHTKPTENRNSSRDKCTSKKKSHTQSQSQHLQAKPTTLSLPLTPESPNDPKGSPFENKTIERTLSVELSGTAGLTPPTTPPHKANQDNPFRASPKPKSSCKTVVPPPSKKPRYSESSGTQGNNSTKKGPEQSELYAQLSKSTVLTGGHEERKTKRHSLRLFGDHDYCQSINSKTEILIHISQELQDSRQLENKDVSSDWQGQICSSTDSDQCYLRETSEASKQVSPCSTRKQLQDQEIRAELNKHFGHPSQAVFDDEADKTSELRDSDFSNEQFSKLPMFINSGLAMDGLFDDSEDESDKLSYPWDGTQSYSLFNVSPSCSSFNSPCRDSVSPPKSLFSQRPQRMRSRSRSFSRHRSCSRSPYSRSRSRSPGSRSSSRSCYYYESSHYRHRTHRNSPLYVRSRSRSPYSRRPRYDSYEEYQHERLKREEYRREYEKRESERAKQRERQRQKAIEERRVIYVGKIRPDTTRTELRDRFEVFGEIEECTVNLRDDGDSYGFITYRYTCDAFAALENGYTLRRSNETDFELYFCGRKQFFKSNYADLDSNSDDFDPASTKSKYDSLDFDSLLKEAQRSLRR; translated from the exons aaGATAGATGAAGAGAATGAGGCAAACTTGCTAGCAGTCCTCACAGAGACACTGGACAGTCTCCCTGTGGATGAAGACGGATTGCCCTCATTTGATGCGCTGACAGATGGAGACGTGACCACTGACAATGAGGCTAGTCCTTCCTCCATGCCTGACGGCACCCCTccaccccaggaggcagaagagCCGTCTCTA CTTAAGAAGCTCTTACTGGCACCAGCCAACACTCAGCTAAGTTATAATGAATGCAGTGGTCTCAGTACCCAGAACCATGCAAATCACAATCACAGGATCAGAACAAACCCTGCAATTGTTAAG ACTGAGAATTCATGGAGCAATAAAGCGAAGAGTATTTGTCAACAGCAAAAGCCACAAAGACGTCCCTGCTCGGAGCTTCTCAAATATCTGACCACAAACGATGACCCTCCTCACACCAAACCCACAGAGAACAGAAACAGCAGCAGAGACAAATGCACCTCCAAAAAGAAGTCCCACACACAATCGCAGTCTCAACATTTACAAG ccaaACCAACAACTTTATCTCTTCCTCTGACCCCAGAGTCACCAAA TGACCCCAAGGGTTCCCCATTTGAGAACAAGACTATTGAACGCACCTTAAGTGTGGAACTCTCTGGAACTGCAG GCCTAACTCCACCCACCACTCCTCCTCATAAAGCCAACCAAGATAACCCTTTTAGGGCTTCTCCGAAGCCGAAGTCCTCTTGCAAGACTGTGGTGCCACCACCATCAAAGAAGCCCCGGTACAGCGAGTCTTCTGGTACACAAGGCAATAACTCCACCAAGAAAGGGCCGGAGCAATCCGAGTTGTATGCACAACTCAGCAAGTCCACAGTGCTCACTGGTGGACACGAGGAAAGGAAGACCAAGCGGCACAGTCTACGGCTGTTTGGTGACCATGACTATTGCCAGTCAATTAATTCCAAAACGGAAATACTCATTCATATATCACAGGAGCTCCAAGACTCTAGACAACTAGAAAATAAAGATGTCTCCTCTGATTGGCAGGGGCAGATTTGTTCTTCCACAGATTCAGACCAGTGCTACCTGAGAGAGACTTCGGAGGCAAGCAAGCAGGTCTCTCCTTGCAGCACAAGAAAACAGCTCCAAGACCAGGAAATCCGAGCCGAGCTGAACAAGCACTTCGGTCATCCCAGTCAAGCTGTTTTTGACGATGAAGCAGACAAGACCAGTGAACTGAGGGACAGTGATTTCAGTAATGAACAATTCTCCAAACTACCTATGTTTATAAATTCAGGACTAGCCATGGATGGCCTGTTTGATGACAGCGAAGATGAAAGTGATAAACTGAGCTACCCTTGGGATGGCACGCAATCCTATTCATTGTTCAATGTGTCTCCTTCTTGCTCTTCTTTTAACTCTCCATGTAGAGATTccgtgtcaccacccaaatcctTATTTTCTCAAAGACCCCAAAGGATGCGCTCTCGTTCAAGGTCCTTTTCTCGACACAGGTCGTGTTCCCGATCACCATATTCCAGGTCAAGATCAAGGTCCCCAGGCAGTAGATCCTCTTCAAG ATCCTGCTATTACTATGAGTCAAGCCACTACAGACACCGCACGCACCGAAATTCTCCCTTGTATGTGAGATCACGTTCAAGATCGCCCTACAGCCGTCGGCCCAG GTATGACAGCTACGAGGAGTATCAGCACGAGAGGCTGAAGAGGGAAGAATATCGCAGAGAGTATGAGAAGCGAGAGTCTGAGAGGGCCAAACAaagggagaggcagaggcagaaggcaaTT GAAGAGCGCCGTGTGATTTATGTTGGTAAAATCAGACCTGACACAACACGGACAGAACTGAGGGACCGTTTTGAAGTTTTTGGTGAAATTGAGGAGTGCACAGTAAATCTGCGGGATGATGG AGACAGCTATGGTTTCATTACCTACCGTTATACCTGTGATGCTTTTGCTGCTCTTGAAAATGGATACACTTTGCGCAGGTCGAACGAAACTGACTTCGAGCTGTACTTTTGTGGACGCAAGCAATTTTTCAAGTCTAACTATGCAGACCTAG ATTCAAACTCAGATGACTTTGACCCTGCTTCCACCAAGAGCAAGTATGACTCTCTGGATTTTGATAGTTTACTGAAAGAAGCTCAGAGAAGCTTGCGCAGGTAA
- the PPARGC1A gene encoding peroxisome proliferator-activated receptor gamma coactivator 1-alpha isoform X3: MDEGYFCAALVGEDQPLCPDLPELDLSELDVNDLDTDSFLGGLKWCSDQSEIISNQYNNEPSNIFEKIDEENEANLLAVLTETLDSLPVDEDGLPSFDALTDGDVTTDNEASPSSMPDGTPPPQEAEEPSLLKKLLLAPANTQLSYNECSGLSTQNHANHNHRIRTNPAIVKTENSWSNKAKSICQQQKPQRRPCSELLKYLTTNDDPPHTKPTENRNSSRDKCTSKKKSHTQSQSQHLQAKPTTLSLPLTPESPNDPKGSPFENKTIERTLSVELSGTAGLTPPTTPPHKANQDNPFRASPKPKSSCKTVVPPPSKKPRYSESSGTQGNNSTKKGPEQSELYAQLSKSTVLTGGHEERKTKRHSLRLFGDHDYCQSINSKTEILIHISQELQDSRQLENKDVSSDWQGQICSSTDSDQCYLRETSEASKQVSPCSTRKQLQDQEIRAELNKHFGHPSQAVFDDEADKTSELRDSDFSNEQFSKLPMFINSGLAMDGLFDDSEDESDKLSYPWDGTQSYSLFNVSPSCSSFNSPCRDSVSPPKSLFSQRPQRMRSRSRSFSRHRSCSRSPYSRSRSRSPGSRSSSRSCYYYESSHYRHRTHRNSPLYVRSRSRSPYSRRPRYDSYEEYQHERLKREEYRREYEKRESERAKQRERQRQKAIEERRVIYVGKIRPDTTRTELRDRFEVFGEIEECTVNLRDDGDSYGFITYRYTCDAFAALENGYTLRRSNETDFELYFCGRKQFFKSNYADLDSNSDDFDPASTKSKYDSLDFDSLLKEAQRSLRR; this comes from the exons aaGATAGATGAAGAGAATGAGGCAAACTTGCTAGCAGTCCTCACAGAGACACTGGACAGTCTCCCTGTGGATGAAGACGGATTGCCCTCATTTGATGCGCTGACAGATGGAGACGTGACCACTGACAATGAGGCTAGTCCTTCCTCCATGCCTGACGGCACCCCTccaccccaggaggcagaagagCCGTCTCTA CTTAAGAAGCTCTTACTGGCACCAGCCAACACTCAGCTAAGTTATAATGAATGCAGTGGTCTCAGTACCCAGAACCATGCAAATCACAATCACAGGATCAGAACAAACCCTGCAATTGTTAAG ACTGAGAATTCATGGAGCAATAAAGCGAAGAGTATTTGTCAACAGCAAAAGCCACAAAGACGTCCCTGCTCGGAGCTTCTCAAATATCTGACCACAAACGATGACCCTCCTCACACCAAACCCACAGAGAACAGAAACAGCAGCAGAGACAAATGCACCTCCAAAAAGAAGTCCCACACACAATCGCAGTCTCAACATTTACAAG ccaaACCAACAACTTTATCTCTTCCTCTGACCCCAGAGTCACCAAA TGACCCCAAGGGTTCCCCATTTGAGAACAAGACTATTGAACGCACCTTAAGTGTGGAACTCTCTGGAACTGCAG GCCTAACTCCACCCACCACTCCTCCTCATAAAGCCAACCAAGATAACCCTTTTAGGGCTTCTCCGAAGCCGAAGTCCTCTTGCAAGACTGTGGTGCCACCACCATCAAAGAAGCCCCGGTACAGCGAGTCTTCTGGTACACAAGGCAATAACTCCACCAAGAAAGGGCCGGAGCAATCCGAGTTGTATGCACAACTCAGCAAGTCCACAGTGCTCACTGGTGGACACGAGGAAAGGAAGACCAAGCGGCACAGTCTACGGCTGTTTGGTGACCATGACTATTGCCAGTCAATTAATTCCAAAACGGAAATACTCATTCATATATCACAGGAGCTCCAAGACTCTAGACAACTAGAAAATAAAGATGTCTCCTCTGATTGGCAGGGGCAGATTTGTTCTTCCACAGATTCAGACCAGTGCTACCTGAGAGAGACTTCGGAGGCAAGCAAGCAGGTCTCTCCTTGCAGCACAAGAAAACAGCTCCAAGACCAGGAAATCCGAGCCGAGCTGAACAAGCACTTCGGTCATCCCAGTCAAGCTGTTTTTGACGATGAAGCAGACAAGACCAGTGAACTGAGGGACAGTGATTTCAGTAATGAACAATTCTCCAAACTACCTATGTTTATAAATTCAGGACTAGCCATGGATGGCCTGTTTGATGACAGCGAAGATGAAAGTGATAAACTGAGCTACCCTTGGGATGGCACGCAATCCTATTCATTGTTCAATGTGTCTCCTTCTTGCTCTTCTTTTAACTCTCCATGTAGAGATTccgtgtcaccacccaaatcctTATTTTCTCAAAGACCCCAAAGGATGCGCTCTCGTTCAAGGTCCTTTTCTCGACACAGGTCGTGTTCCCGATCACCATATTCCAGGTCAAGATCAAGGTCCCCAGGCAGTAGATCCTCTTCAAG ATCCTGCTATTACTATGAGTCAAGCCACTACAGACACCGCACGCACCGAAATTCTCCCTTGTATGTGAGATCACGTTCAAGATCGCCCTACAGCCGTCGGCCCAG GTATGACAGCTACGAGGAGTATCAGCACGAGAGGCTGAAGAGGGAAGAATATCGCAGAGAGTATGAGAAGCGAGAGTCTGAGAGGGCCAAACAaagggagaggcagaggcagaaggcaaTT GAAGAGCGCCGTGTGATTTATGTTGGTAAAATCAGACCTGACACAACACGGACAGAACTGAGGGACCGTTTTGAAGTTTTTGGTGAAATTGAGGAGTGCACAGTAAATCTGCGGGATGATGG AGACAGCTATGGTTTCATTACCTACCGTTATACCTGTGATGCTTTTGCTGCTCTTGAAAATGGATACACTTTGCGCAGGTCGAACGAAACTGACTTCGAGCTGTACTTTTGTGGACGCAAGCAATTTTTCAAGTCTAACTATGCAGACCTAG ATTCAAACTCAGATGACTTTGACCCTGCTTCCACCAAGAGCAAGTATGACTCTCTGGATTTTGATAGTTTACTGAAAGAAGCTCAGAGAAGCTTGCGCAGGTAA
- the PPARGC1A gene encoding peroxisome proliferator-activated receptor gamma coactivator 1-alpha isoform X4 — MPDGTPPPQEAEEPSLLKKLLLAPANTQLSYNECSGLSTQNHANHNHRIRTNPAIVKTENSWSNKAKSICQQQKPQRRPCSELLKYLTTNDDPPHTKPTENRNSSRDKCTSKKKSHTQSQSQHLQAKPTTLSLPLTPESPNDPKGSPFENKTIERTLSVELSGTAGLTPPTTPPHKANQDNPFRASPKPKSSCKTVVPPPSKKPRYSESSGTQGNNSTKKGPEQSELYAQLSKSTVLTGGHEERKTKRHSLRLFGDHDYCQSINSKTEILIHISQELQDSRQLENKDVSSDWQGQICSSTDSDQCYLRETSEASKQVSPCSTRKQLQDQEIRAELNKHFGHPSQAVFDDEADKTSELRDSDFSNEQFSKLPMFINSGLAMDGLFDDSEDESDKLSYPWDGTQSYSLFNVSPSCSSFNSPCRDSVSPPKSLFSQRPQRMRSRSRSFSRHRSCSRSPYSRSRSRSPGSRSSSRSCYYYESSHYRHRTHRNSPLYVRSRSRSPYSRRPRYDSYEEYQHERLKREEYRREYEKRESERAKQRERQRQKAIEERRVIYVGKIRPDTTRTELRDRFEVFGEIEECTVNLRDDGDSYGFITYRYTCDAFAALENGYTLRRSNETDFELYFCGRKQFFKSNYADLDSNSDDFDPASTKSKYDSLDFDSLLKEAQRSLRR, encoded by the exons ATGCCTGACGGCACCCCTccaccccaggaggcagaagagCCGTCTCTA CTTAAGAAGCTCTTACTGGCACCAGCCAACACTCAGCTAAGTTATAATGAATGCAGTGGTCTCAGTACCCAGAACCATGCAAATCACAATCACAGGATCAGAACAAACCCTGCAATTGTTAAG ACTGAGAATTCATGGAGCAATAAAGCGAAGAGTATTTGTCAACAGCAAAAGCCACAAAGACGTCCCTGCTCGGAGCTTCTCAAATATCTGACCACAAACGATGACCCTCCTCACACCAAACCCACAGAGAACAGAAACAGCAGCAGAGACAAATGCACCTCCAAAAAGAAGTCCCACACACAATCGCAGTCTCAACATTTACAAG ccaaACCAACAACTTTATCTCTTCCTCTGACCCCAGAGTCACCAAA TGACCCCAAGGGTTCCCCATTTGAGAACAAGACTATTGAACGCACCTTAAGTGTGGAACTCTCTGGAACTGCAG GCCTAACTCCACCCACCACTCCTCCTCATAAAGCCAACCAAGATAACCCTTTTAGGGCTTCTCCGAAGCCGAAGTCCTCTTGCAAGACTGTGGTGCCACCACCATCAAAGAAGCCCCGGTACAGCGAGTCTTCTGGTACACAAGGCAATAACTCCACCAAGAAAGGGCCGGAGCAATCCGAGTTGTATGCACAACTCAGCAAGTCCACAGTGCTCACTGGTGGACACGAGGAAAGGAAGACCAAGCGGCACAGTCTACGGCTGTTTGGTGACCATGACTATTGCCAGTCAATTAATTCCAAAACGGAAATACTCATTCATATATCACAGGAGCTCCAAGACTCTAGACAACTAGAAAATAAAGATGTCTCCTCTGATTGGCAGGGGCAGATTTGTTCTTCCACAGATTCAGACCAGTGCTACCTGAGAGAGACTTCGGAGGCAAGCAAGCAGGTCTCTCCTTGCAGCACAAGAAAACAGCTCCAAGACCAGGAAATCCGAGCCGAGCTGAACAAGCACTTCGGTCATCCCAGTCAAGCTGTTTTTGACGATGAAGCAGACAAGACCAGTGAACTGAGGGACAGTGATTTCAGTAATGAACAATTCTCCAAACTACCTATGTTTATAAATTCAGGACTAGCCATGGATGGCCTGTTTGATGACAGCGAAGATGAAAGTGATAAACTGAGCTACCCTTGGGATGGCACGCAATCCTATTCATTGTTCAATGTGTCTCCTTCTTGCTCTTCTTTTAACTCTCCATGTAGAGATTccgtgtcaccacccaaatcctTATTTTCTCAAAGACCCCAAAGGATGCGCTCTCGTTCAAGGTCCTTTTCTCGACACAGGTCGTGTTCCCGATCACCATATTCCAGGTCAAGATCAAGGTCCCCAGGCAGTAGATCCTCTTCAAG ATCCTGCTATTACTATGAGTCAAGCCACTACAGACACCGCACGCACCGAAATTCTCCCTTGTATGTGAGATCACGTTCAAGATCGCCCTACAGCCGTCGGCCCAG GTATGACAGCTACGAGGAGTATCAGCACGAGAGGCTGAAGAGGGAAGAATATCGCAGAGAGTATGAGAAGCGAGAGTCTGAGAGGGCCAAACAaagggagaggcagaggcagaaggcaaTT GAAGAGCGCCGTGTGATTTATGTTGGTAAAATCAGACCTGACACAACACGGACAGAACTGAGGGACCGTTTTGAAGTTTTTGGTGAAATTGAGGAGTGCACAGTAAATCTGCGGGATGATGG AGACAGCTATGGTTTCATTACCTACCGTTATACCTGTGATGCTTTTGCTGCTCTTGAAAATGGATACACTTTGCGCAGGTCGAACGAAACTGACTTCGAGCTGTACTTTTGTGGACGCAAGCAATTTTTCAAGTCTAACTATGCAGACCTAG ATTCAAACTCAGATGACTTTGACCCTGCTTCCACCAAGAGCAAGTATGACTCTCTGGATTTTGATAGTTTACTGAAAGAAGCTCAGAGAAGCTTGCGCAGGTAA